Part of the Tenebrio molitor chromosome 4, icTenMoli1.1, whole genome shotgun sequence genome, AAGCGTGCCGTAAAtcgataattttaataaaaattgaaagaaaccCCAATAAATCAAAACTGTGGACCATGCAAGTAGTGCCGACATTGTTGTCGAATACGCCCAAGATTCTTCGTGTCctacttaaatttttcaatgaaaaccGTCGCAAAACCGCTCCCGAACACCGCCACACTCGCGAAACTTACGTGGTCGACTCCCAAGACGGCGGCCGAGGGGCGTCGGGTGTCTTGAGGGTGGAAATCGGGCGGAAAACTCAACAGTAACACGACTACACTTCACATCGTCGACAATAAAAGACAAAGAAACAACATCACATTTTTTAAGCACGTTTTTTCGACACTCTCGCACTACAGTCTCATCAGAGAACACCCGTCCGAGACACTCAGGTTGTTCGTTTGCACATTTGTGCAAGTCTTGTACCGGCGTTTactttatttgtttgttattcGGAAAAATTAGCATCGGGATCGGCGACATCAACGAGACCTTCTCGTCgccattttgtatatttttcgAACAGGTCTGCCAACGTGAATGCCACTTTCACCAAAACCACCATAACTAACCGGGCGACGAGGCGGGCCGAACAAGCACGATCGCGCCGACGAACGACTCTTCACCATAAAtcagaaattaaattaccaTCATTGTGGCGCTCAACCCAGAATTAAACCGTaccattattgttattaattaaaaatatatttgcatGCTTGCATCGACGCGGCATTAGTGTAATGAACACTGCGAATTTGGACAGGGCCGGGCTGGCGCCGCCGCAGCACAGGGGCGGActgattaattaaaattttaagccCCATCACTCTCGCTAATGTCACGTCacatcattaatttaatttttcatttgccGACTTCGGCTAATCAGATTCGTCTCTAAATCtgattaattttctatttgattggctgaataTTTCACGAATGCGGCTTATTCTCTGACCGGAAATGACCCTCGCctcgttatttatttaacccTTCGTCCCACAAGTGTATCGCCAGGTATTCAATATGTTGGTaagtgttattaaaaatcgaTAAAATACCTATCCTTTTACCGCCATTccgttttatttgtttgacaCAATTCTACCCTGTCAAacgttaattaataatagatatATTTCGTGTTATTTACAGCTCCCAACTGCACTTGCTTACGATTGATCCACTAGGTGGTGAAATAATttcacaaaacaaaaaactaataagaaaaaacttaaacaaaaatactTCACAAAAAAACACTTTACAGAATACTTTGTCCTAGTtactaatttaatattaaaaccaCAAACAAACAACTGCATGACaattctattttaaaaaagaaatcaatCCATTATCCACGTTTTCTAAACACTTATTTAATATTTCAGTACATTTCccgcttcttttttttataaatgtaataatGGAATGTTGACGTGTACTCACCTAAGCTTTATAAAATTCCCATTAAGCAGAGGCGAGCCAAACAAATGCCGGCACAGACAAAGACGcattacttatttacaaataattcCTTCCACCATCAACACAACGAAAGGAATTTTCTGCACCTACTGCGTCGACATAAAAATTTATCACCCTAGCGGTTTTATGATAATAACAGTTCAATTTGAACAATTCCATTCTCAATTGAATAATTTATGTCCCAACCACCTAGAGACCTCTTCAATATTACAATATGCTGAGAAAGCAACACGTGCCACAATCAAGTCGACCGTGTTGAAACACATCTCTTGTCGTGCAGgtggttaaaaataaatataaaaaaacaggaaaacaatcaatattttctgaattatTACAAAGTCTATTCCGAGTGTCTCTACGTCaatatacattttataaatgtgACGAAAATAATTCAAGACTGACCCAGAAATAGCCTCTCCACTTTGCTATTTGCCACCAGTATGACGAATTTGGGTGTCCCTTCTTTGATGATGTGGCTGCAACATTCCAATCAATATACGTTTAATAAATTACGAGTGGGGCGCACTTACTCgtctaattttaaaatttctaacaAAGTTTTACTGACGTCAACCTTAACATTCTTCCTTTTTTCGTTCTCAAAGTACACATTTAAATTGTTGACCTTGTATTTTCTTTCCTCGTCCCACTCTGGACTAGTTTCAAACACATGGACTAGTTGTTCCATAAAACTATAAATGTCGCGATTATTCTGTTCTATTTTGGAGTAAAACGGCCTTACGTATTTTGCTCGTTAAAGTGTTGAATGTAATCCATAATTTTATACTCGGGGTAGAAAAAAATGACGGGCCAGACCAGATTGCCGCTTTCATTAATGTAGACGCGACTGTTAAAAAGCTGAGGAAATTGCGGTTCCAGCTTACTCAGTGTTAAATTATCTGTTAAAACAATACTCCTtcaaacaatattttcaatttaatttcacaaaCCTCCTCCTGCAATCTGAATCCCCCTCTTTATTATCTCCCCTACAATCAATTCCTCCTCTTTCCTCGACTTCTTTTCAGCAGTCTCCCTCTTCCTTTCATTCCTCTCTTTTATCTTTGCCTGGTTTATACTGTTTTTTCTCAATTCTAGCGCCTCCCAATCATTCTTATTCTTATCTAAAATTTTATCACAGAACTCCACAGCTTTGTCATACTTCTCCATCTTAAAACAACAATTCGCAGCCCTACTCAAAACCTTGTCATACTCAGGCTTAAGTTTCAGCGCCAATTCTGCATCTAACAGTGCTGACCTgtagtttttcaaaaagtaatgAGAGGCGGACCGATTGTTGTACAAAGTAGCCTCAACATCTGCATTCCCgcatttaattttgatacCCTCAGTGTAAGCTATGATGGCCATTCTGTACTTTttgtgtttaaaattaaaattgccgTCATCCTTGTAGGCAAGGGCGAGTTCTTCTGGTTCGTTTTCCTCAGGGTCATACTTCAGTTTTTGGAGGCCTTCATAAAGTGGGTGCAATTTCGACCCGGGTTCGGGTACTTCTTTCATAAAAAAGGGGTGATTTGCGATTTCCTACAAAGGAAGGTGTTTAAAATTGAATGTTTTGAATGGTATAACCTCACTTCTTCCCATCTGTCAAAAGAAGTTGTTTCTTCCTGCTTGCGTTTCGGTAGGTTATCAATGAATTCGTCCAAATCTCGATCAAGTTTTGCAGCTAGTTCCAGTCGTTCTTCATCAGAGAATTGACTTTTTGGCTTTGAATCAGCCATTCTTAACACACGTGTCTTTGTCCTAACCTCTCAAATGTCACAGAATGAATAACACTAACTACTGGGCCAAGAAAAACTcctttaaaaatgcaaattctTGTATTAATCATGAGTTTGAACACGTTGTACtaatatataaaataatttatacaaTTAACTGTAAACATTTAACTCGGTATTTGCGACTCTACACTAGAGGCGCtgatttttaacaacaatgCTCCTCATTGGCCggtttaaaattagttttaacGAAGCTACCACTTGGAGGCGCTGCAGgataaaatgcaaaattgtGATTGGATGAAACTCGGAAAACATTTATCTGTCAAATATTCGGCGTCCGATTTCGTTTCATGTACGTTTACACCATTGAATCCGCAATCATCCGTGGATTTTCTGTACTTTCGGGAATTATTTTTGCGTTTTAAGACTAGATAAGATTTTAAAATGTCGATCGGTGTGCCAATTAAAGTGTTACACGAAGCCGAGGGCCACATTGTAACTTGTGAAACCATAACCGGTGAAGTGTATCGGGGCAAATTAATAGAAGCCGAAGATAATATGAATTGTCAAATGACACAAATCACCGTAACTTATAGAGACGGACGTGTGGCACAATTAGAAAATGTTTACATAAGAGGTTCGAAGATTAGGTTTCTTATATTACCAGATATGTTGAAGAACGCTCCGATGTTCAAGAAACAGACAAAAGCAGGGACGGCAGGGCGAGGGAAGTCTGCTATATTACGAGCGCAGGgtaagctgattttgtaggtATGAATGATGCAATTTATGTGAGGGTTGATTTTAGCTGCAAGAGGTAGAGGTCGTGGAACCAATCCTTCTGTTCGAGGTGGAAGAGGGGCTACATGGCAGAATCCAACTCAAGGAGCTGCTGCAGGAAGAGGGCGATAGTTAATAacatatttattgtaaataggTTAAAGATAAGTTTCCAACTTGTTTGAATCATAGTTTGTAAGGACTAGACTGTAATGAGTGATgagcaaaaatgttttgatataATAACATCGTGGTATTTTATTTCTAGCTCAAACACGTCATTTTAAAGTAAGTCCAAGAAAATGTTCTTCACATGTTTCCATTTAACTGGATGAAAtcccataatttttttattttctgtgtACATGTGATAAAATGGTAAATATATTTCACGATGAAGCTTTGAGTATGTTGGTCAGTGAATTCACTACATGTAATAAAATgggaaataaatttaatccaaTTGAGCAGATAATGTTTACAGGCCGTGAAATAATTCTTTAACATACcgaaagaaaaattgtcgccaagGCCCCTTGCAGCCGAAGAGAACAATCTTGAGAATGTTAAATGGATTTCGCGCCCAAGATGTAAACAACATGTTTTGTGCaactaaaaatttataattacatacatattataaaatgaacaagtaaaatttactaCACTGTCAATAAATAGATACATATGTCTAAATTCGGCTCACGACTCGCTAAGGAAATGAcacaaataaaagaaaatccgTTTTGTGCAGGTACtcctccagagttaaaaagtaCATATAAATTTTGCGATTTCTAATTTCATAAGCGCAGTATTAGGTACCTGGAAActgatttgtatcaaatattaaaatcacGTTTACTTTAATGGCCGTCGTTAAAACcaacggccgcgaaattggattttGCGGCCTGTTTTAGAAACGCGAAATGGTCGTTTCGCGAACGGTTGTACAAAAAGTAATTGCCTTCATGATGTTGCTTATTCAATATATTTTGAAACTGTCGGTTTCACTTATACCTAgataaattaaacttttagGTTATGGATATTGTTAATCCACTTTTGAATATCTGAGATAGCGATTTTGTTTGGGAAATGTACGAGAATAATTCAATATCCAAAGGttattataaacaattaaaaaatggaattaaataattcttaTAACGACGTCTGAAATACTAGAAACtttaaaaagttaaagaaCTAACACAAAAGTAACAGAAACCTTCTAAGTATAATTATTAGGTAATATTTACATCTGAACATGttgcaaaaacaaataaactcATACCTACTGAAACGTGGAAATTAATTAGTATCGGTGACAAGATAACAGAATTTCTTATCGTGTAAAAAAGGGGGGCACAGCATGGAGGCCAgctttatttatcattatgtAATTCATTACAGATATTAATATCGATTATGGTAATTCCTTTGATAGTGCTATTTCTATTacattatcatttatttttctatgcACCCACTTTTTACGTGATATCCAGTTCAAGGTTTATAAGTCagtgttatttattttcattaagtATTTAACTCATTTTTTGGTTGTTAGTATCACTACAAGATTTTTCTCCTTTAAtcacaaattaataattaaatttgatcTTTCGAGCAATCTTTAATATGAACTTTGTTTACCAATGTCATAAAAATGATTTGCGATAATCGGActgcaataaaatattgtgTAAGAAATGAACTATCCAGATCGATTACAATTAGGTAATCAATAATCAActacaattaaatatttgagtTCATAATACCAACTATTTTAGACAGGGCCGGCGTAAACATTTGCGGGGCCGTGTGCAAAATGTGTGTGTgtagttaaaaaaaagtgaGGTGTGTGGGGCTAAAGCATGATTTTATAATATGTGACCTGACCTGCCTTAGTATAAATATATAGTTTTAACATTATGTTAAGTTATCTACGGGGTGATTCGCGAATAGTGtctgatttatttacaaaaatataattacttTGACACATTTGATTGACACTATTGTTTCATTCTTCTGAAATCGGGTTACTACGAccacaaaattgtatttaaattgAAGTGGCGAAGCATTTTATGAGAGAGTAATTTATATGGCAGGAATAAAGGTGCTAAATCAGACActattcgtgaatcaccttgtatagcTACCAATTTAAATGGCAAAATCGTAACAAACATGGAAACATGACTACGAGTATAATCAGTATAATCTAAGATTCTAAGCTCTttgcaatttcatttttgatgACAGTATTGCTAATAACTAGTACGAGATCCCACTGCATGATTTCTACgttcatctgttttttaatcaaaatacaatttttatagatAATTATGAGTAGAGAAACATGTTTCTGCTGGGTTGCCTATCAAAATATGgccgcaagtattttttaattaaaattaaatataagaGGAAAAGCTCCTGTCTGATTCCCGAACGAAGATCCGTTCAAAGTTCTATTCTATACGGCTGCTCTTTTATATACCTCTTATACTTTcaaaccttttttaaaaacacatgTTTCCAAATTTTACCCTGAAAAGAGAAAGCGGAAACGCCCATGGTCATAAATCTACCCCATAATTCATGATAGAAGAGCACCCACAAGTGTTTATAATAGCTAGCTGACCGGTTGCGGGTGGGtccatagaaaaaaaaatttaagcaATGCGAGCGCCCTGTGTCTTCTGGCGTCCCTAAACCGACAATAGGCGCTCATAAAAtgtctttaattttttgtaatttaaatttgaaaacatcGTTTGTTTATGTAATTCTGTTGGAATTATCAGTGCGGGGTCGTCAAAGGCGCGGAGCCCTCAAAAGCGCGGGGCCGTGTGCGGCCACACACTATGCACACGCCTTACGCCGGCCCTGATTTTAGAACTTTCTTATCTGTATATTGATTAGGTAcctatttcattttattcttGTATTAATGGATGACTTTTCAAACTACTTATATTAAAAGGAGACAGTTGCAAATTGCCGATCGCTTGCTGTACTCGTACCAAACATTTTCAGCAAATTAATGTAGGTAgtgtaatgatttgaaaacattactttttccgccaaatatttgaacctgcgcaaaacggtagcaaatgtggtcgtgatcgtcatcgaatcggaggagccctacgttgtgattttcttttggcggaaaaaggttcggaatgcaaacggtgagggttccagttggaagagtgccgcaaataaaacacacatgtgagggacgcaaaataccttttattaaaaatgtctgtaataactttgatgaaaaagaaattgaaacgaatacaaaggtcagaaattaagtttaacgaagtacaagaaattaactagttgagtacatcacaaagataaacgacaagatgaatgtgTTGCGTTACACTTGGTTCACTAAGACGGGAACTGGACTGCTGAACTGAACTGCCGGGTGTGATGCTGGGGTGGAATTTGATTCCTCCTGGTGCCTCACAGAGCGGTAGTCGGGGGTTTGGGTCGCCATCTATCGGTGATTGCTGATGCTGGTGGAAGTTCCATTGGGATCGTCTAAGGCTCGTAGGCAGTAGCTGGTGATGCCATCTTCAGGCGATCGTTGGGAAATCTGCCGATAGATCTATTGGTGGTTGCggatgtattgttggttgcagtGACTGGCTTCCAACAGGTCGCTACGTCACCCCCCTCCCAGCGGTATGGTCGCGGAAGCGGACAGGGCGTTGGATGTTGCCTCCAGATCGCGTTTGTTTGGTGTTGGTGTCTGTTGTGTTTGTTGCTGTGTTTGGTGGAGTGATGGTGGGTTGTGGTGGGTCTTCATTGGCGACGTATGCGGGTTTGAGACGACCTGTCGAGACGGAGGTCGGACGACCGTTGAGGAGCAGGCGGAAAGTTCTGTGATCACGGTGGAGAACTTTGTAGGGTCCGTCGTACGCCGGTTGAAGAGGAGGTTTGACTGCGTCGTGGCGTAAGAAGACGTGGCTGCAGGTTTCCAAGTCGcggaaagtgaaaatttgtttgtttccgTGACTGCTTGTTGGTGTTGGACGGAGGTCGTTCATCAATTTTCTgaattgttgaataaattcAGGGTCGCTGAGGCGTGATTTGCTAGGGTTGAAGAATTCTCCAGGCAGACGAAGGGTTTGACCGTAGATTAACTCGGCTGTTGTGGCTTGTAGGTCATCACGCCACGCGGTGCGGAGGCCCAACAGAACGAGGGGAAGCGCTTCTGTCCAGGTTTCGGCGTGGCAAGTGAGGGAAGCCTTTAGTTGACGGTGGAGTCGCTCAACTAGTCCGTTGGCCGCTGGGTGATATGCGGTGGTACGGAACTGGGTAGTACCACATATCTTGTTGAGGCAGCGAAAGAGTTCGGATTCGAATTGGCGGCCCTGGTCGTTGGTGAGGCGAAGAGGCGTACCGAACCTGGAGATCCAGCCTGCTACAAATGTTTGTGCGACGGAAGCAGCGTCGATGTTGGTCAAGGGGAATGCTTCGGGCCACCTGGTGAAGCGGTCGATGCACGTCAGCAGATAGCGGTACCCGTTGGATGAAGGTAGGGGGCCTACTATGTCGATGTGCACGTGCTCGAAGCGGTGATTGGGGGGTGCGAAGCGTCCGAGAGGAGGCGAATTGTGACGCCAAATCTTAGTTCGCTGGCATTGGGTGCATGTGCGGGTCCACTGGCGACAATCTCTCTTGATGTTGGGCCATACAAAACGATCTGTAACAAGCTTTGTAGTGGCACGAATGCCTGGATGAGAGAGCTTATGCAACGAGTTGAAGACGGGACGTCGGAGGGTTGGTGTGACAAAGGGACGTGGTTCACCGGTTGTTGCGTCACAATAGAGTGTCAGGTTGGTACCAGGGATAGTGATCTTTTCCAGACGGAGGCCTGTGTTGGCGTCTGGGCGAAGAAATTCCTGCAGTTCGGCATCGTTTTCTTGGGCCATGCTGAGGGCGCGGAAGTCGCCGGCTGAGGAGATGCTCCCAATGCGTGACAGGGTGTCGGCGGGGATGTTCTCGGGGCCTGGGACGTATCTGACATCTGTGGTAAATTGGCTGATGAAGTCGAGATGGCGAAACTGACGCGGTGTACACTTCTCGGGTTTCTGTGCGAACGCGAACGTCAGTGGTTTGTGATCGGTGAGTATGAAGAATGTTTGGCCTTCCAGCATGTGACGAAAGTATTTGATCGCGGCGTACACGGCGTAGGGCTCGCGGTCGTAGGCACTGTACTTAGTCTGTGCTGGAGTTAGTTTCCTGGAGAAGAAGGCAAGCGGTTGCCAATCGTTGTTGACTCGCTGGAGGCAGGCGCCGATACTGAAGTCGGAGGCGTCTGTAGAGAGGGCGAGGTCAACTCCAATGACGGGGTGTGCCAGGAGCGTGGCGGTGGAGAGACTTTGTTTGCAGTCTGTAAATGCTTGTGCCATCTCTGGGGTCCAGTTGATCGTTGCTTTGCTTTTCGTTTTTGGAGTGAGAACGGCGTGAAGAGGAGCTTGGAGACTAGCTGCTTTCGGGATAAAGTTCCGATAAAAGTTTATTAGTCCCAAGAATTGCCGTAACTGTTTCGCTGTTTCCGGTCGCGGGAAGTTTGTGATCGCGTCGGTTTTTTCGGGCGTCGGTCGGATGCCACTCGCGGAAACGATGTGTCCAAGAAATCGGATTTCGCGTTGGCCGAACACGCACTTGTTACAGTTTATGAGGATGTTGAAGCTTGCGAGTCTTTCACACACAGTACGGAGGTGTTTTAGGTGCTCTTCCTCGTTTTTGGATGCGACGAGGATGTCGTCTATGTACACATAGCAAAATTCCAGGCCGCGTAGAACGGTGTGCATGAAGCGCTGGAACGTTTGTGCAGCGTTGCGGAGGCCGAAGGACATATACATGAATTCGTACAGTCCGAACGGTGTCGTGATTGCTGTTTTCGGGATGTCTTCGGGTGCGATTGGGATCTGGTTGAAAGCGCGCACCAGATCAATCGTCGAGAAGATGGTGCAGCCAGCAAGGTTTTGAGAAAAGTCTTGAATGTGCGGCACGGGATACTGGTCGGGTATGGTGCGTGCGTTGAGGGTGCGGTAGTCGCCGCAGGGTCGCCAAGAGGAGTCTTTTTTGGGTGCTAGGTGTAGCGGTGAAGACCATGGGCTTGCTGAGGGGCGGATGATGCCGTCATTGAGTAGTGCCTGAAATTCTGTCTTGGCTATCTGCAGTTTGTGTGGGTCCATTCGTCGAGTCTTACAAGAGATAGGAGGTCCTGGCGTGGTGCGAATGTGATGCACGGTGTCATGTTTGAGGGTGGTTCTGGTTTGCTGTGGGTTGGTTAGTTGCGGAAATTCTTTGAGCAGGCGGAGATATATTGAATCAGTGACCGCAAGGAGACGTGGAGGATTGGTCGCGGTTATGGTAGAGACGGTACGGACGCTGAGGGACGTCTGGGTATCGATTAACCGTTTGTTGCGGGGGTCGATCACTAGGTTGAAGTGGCTCAGGAAGTCCATTCCGATGATTGCGTGTGTGACCGCGGCTACAATGAATTTCCAGGTAAATTGTCGTCGTACACCTAAGTTGAGATCCATGGCTCGAAAACCAAAAGTTGTAATGGTGGAGCCGTTTGCGGCGTGTAGCTGGAACTCGGTTGCGGCGGGACGGTAGCGTAGCTTGTTGACGGGGTAAACAGATATTTCGGCACCGGTGTCCACCAGGAATCGCTCTTTTGTGGCGACGTCGACTACGAAAAGGCGGCGTTGCTGGGGTACCGGACCAATTGCCGCCGTGAGTGGTCCAGTACTTAGTTTTCCGTTTGGTAGGAACAAGGCTGGGTGCATTTGGTCGCTTTCCCCTTGAAGCGGTTGTGGTACCAGCAGATTGTGTTTTCTGGTTTGTCTTGTTGTGCTGCTGGTCGTGCTGGTGATTGGTTACGGCGCTGCTGGCGGTTGCATGCTTTGCGGAGCTCGGCTACTTCTTTACGTAGTTGCGCGAGTTCTTTGCTAAGGTCGGTTGATGTTGCTGCTATTTGAGTGGCGTCAATGTGTGGCGCAGTGGGCAACATCTCGTGGACCTTGTCTGCGAGTTCAGCGAGCTTGTCCAGGGTGGAGTCCGTCTGTGTGGTCAAGATCACCTGAGTTTGGTGCGGCAGGCGATTTGTCCACAGGGATCGCAGAAGGTTCTCTGGTACTGTCGCTAGGCTTCGGAGGTGCCGTAAAAATTCAGAGGGCTTGCGGTCCCCTAGGTCTTCTCGTTGAAGAAGTTGTTGAATGCGTTGCTCTTCAGAACTCGACAGGCGGGACATTAAGGCTGTCTTGAGTGCTTCGTACTTGTCGCTCCTAGGTGGTGTTTGCAGAATGTCGCGGACGACTTGTGCGTTCCGGAAGTCAAGGTTGGAGACCACGTAGTGGAACTTGGTGGTGTCGGCCGTGACGTTAGCTAGTGCTAGTTGGCTTTCAAGTTGCGAGAACCAGAGTGCGGGCTCGTTACTCCAAAATGGTGGGACTCGAACTGTGACGCGGTCTACCTCAGGGTTGCGGAGCGCAGGGGCCTCAGTCTGCACGGAAGCTGTGGATTCGCCGTTGTTGGGCATGGTGCGCAGTCCAGGAGTCAAAAGTTGGTAATCACCACACAACACTCGCGAATGGTAACTACGTTGGCACACTGGACTGACACTACTGGGGGCACTTGGGAGCCACTGAGCACTTCTGGGGGTACTTGGGTACACTGAGCACTTCTAGGGGTACTTGGGTACACTAGGGAGCACTGAGCACTTCTGGGGGTACTTGGGTACACTAGGGAGCACTGAGCACTTCTGGGGGTACTTGGGTACACTAGGGAGCACTGAGCACTTCTGGGGGTACTTGGGTACACTAGGGAGCACTGAGCACTGGGGTCACTGGGGTACACTGACTCACAACGGAAGCACTGGAAGACACTACTGAATCACTACTGGAGCACTGTTTCTCGGGGTCACCACTGTTGCGTTACACTTGGTTCACTAAGATGGGAACTGGACTGCTGAACTGAACTGCCGGGTTTGATGCTGGGGTGGAATTTGATTCCTCCTGGTGCCTCACAGAGCGGTAGTCGGGGGTTTGGGTCGCCATCTATCGGTGATTGCTGATGCTGGTGGAAGTTCCATTGGGATCGTCTAAGGCTCGTAGGCAGTAGCTGGTGATGCCATCTTCAGGCGATCGTTGGGAAATCTGCCGATAGATCTATTGGTGGTTGCggatgtattgttggttgcagtGACTGGCTTCCAACAGGTCGCTACAAATGCAATAATATTTAAcataacagaaaaacgggcacatgacagacaaaatgacagttaaagcttgcaaaacaagtaaacaaattatggtgcagttattacagacagggacggatgaaaaaacctcttcaaaaaccgtatcccagatattactcatattttacaattcgattaatgacaaaacaatgtttaatttggaactatgcggtcaaggtacgccgacgggagcttagagctggaggtaacaaactttcggtcGCGAGGGGattcagaagaataatctgaatcatcttgaGAGCAAGCCGACCAAGtaagagtgacagagcgtctcggggttgtacgattAGCATCACTAAACAGCATCAGCGAATATTTAGCTCCaccgtccccaaccaaccgtttccggaCAAAACCCCGAAATCTCTATAACctcgacggaagcttcacgaaaacatcccgCCG contains:
- the Dpit47 gene encoding DNA polymerase interacting tetratricopeptide repeat-containing, protein of 47 kDa is translated as MADSKPKSQFSDEERLELAAKLDRDLDEFIDNLPKRKQEETTSFDRWEEEIANHPFFMKEVPEPGSKLHPLYEGLQKLKYDPEENEPEELALAYKDDGNFNFKHKKYRMAIIAYTEGIKIKCGNADVEATLYNNRSASHYFLKNYRSALLDAELALKLKPEYDKVLSRAANCCFKMEKYDKAVEFCDKILDKNKNDWEALELRKNSINQAKIKERNERKRETAEKKSRKEEELIVGEIIKRGIQIAGGDNLTLSKLEPQFPQLFNSRVYINESGNLVWPVIFFYPEYKIMDYIQHFNEQNTFMEQLVHVFETSPEWDEERKYKVNNLNVYFENEKRKNVKVDVSKTLLEILKLDDHIIKEGTPKFVILVANSKVERLFLGQS
- the SmD3 gene encoding small nuclear ribonucleoprotein Sm D3; this translates as MSIGVPIKVLHEAEGHIVTCETITGEVYRGKLIEAEDNMNCQMTQITVTYRDGRVAQLENVYIRGSKIRFLILPDMLKNAPMFKKQTKAGTAGRGKSAILRAQAARGRGRGTNPSVRGGRGATWQNPTQGAAAGRGR
- the LOC138129392 gene encoding uncharacterized protein yields the protein MPNNGESTASVQTEAPALRNPEVDRVTVRVPPFWSNEPALWFSQLESQLALANVTADTTKFHYVVSNLDFRNAQVVRDILQTPPRSDKYEALKTALMSRLSSSEEQRIQQLLQREDLGDRKPSEFLRHLRSLATVPENLLRSLWTNRLPHQTQVILTTQTDSTLDKLAELADKVHEMLPTAPHIDATQIAATSTDLSKELAQLRKEVAELRKACNRQQRRNQSPARPAAQQDKPENTICWYHNRFKGKATKCTQPCSYQTEN